The following coding sequences are from one Hyphomicrobiales bacterium window:
- a CDS encoding DUF2497 domain-containing protein, producing MSKSSANAEPSMEEILASIRQIISDDEPEQPADEEPPADESAEAEASSEEPELESAADEDISEADLDALFADPAPAEPEPAEEPAGDEDDGFAAVEAEPEPEPEREPELDEDDDVLDLGALQADADDMADELFDAPEDLDFAEPEPEPEPEPVAAEPEPEPVVHEPLPASARLISKETDGAVSAAFADLASTMLSGNARTLEDLVQDMLRPMLKSWLDENLPTMVEKMVREEIERVARRGPRS from the coding sequence ATGTCCAAGTCTAGCGCGAATGCCGAACCTTCGATGGAAGAGATTTTGGCGTCCATTCGCCAAATCATTTCCGATGATGAGCCGGAGCAGCCGGCCGACGAAGAACCACCTGCGGACGAATCCGCCGAAGCCGAGGCGTCCAGCGAAGAGCCGGAGCTGGAGAGCGCTGCCGACGAGGACATCTCCGAAGCCGATCTCGACGCCCTGTTCGCCGATCCGGCGCCCGCCGAGCCCGAACCCGCTGAAGAACCAGCCGGGGATGAAGACGACGGATTTGCTGCCGTTGAGGCAGAGCCGGAACCTGAGCCCGAACGAGAACCAGAATTGGACGAGGATGACGATGTCCTCGACCTAGGCGCGTTGCAGGCCGATGCCGATGACATGGCCGATGAATTGTTCGACGCGCCGGAAGATCTCGATTTTGCCGAGCCGGAACCTGAGCCGGAGCCAGAACCGGTAGCAGCCGAACCTGAGCCAGAACCGGTTGTCCATGAGCCGCTTCCTGCATCGGCGCGTCTGATATCGAAGGAAACCGATGGCGCGGTTTCAGCAGCGTTTGCCGATCTGGCTTCGACCATGCTTTCCGGTAACGCACGCACACTTGAGGATTTGGTGCAGGATATGCTGCGCCCGATGCTTAAAAGCTGGCTCGATGAGAATCTGCCAACCATGGTCGAAAAGATGGTGCGCGAAGAGATCGAGCGAGTCGCCCGCCGCGGACCTCGCTCTTAA
- a CDS encoding TolC family outer membrane protein, whose amino-acid sequence MALAGVASVVMAVSGPLATAQAETLAGALARAYQHNPELNAARAGLRATDEGVPQALSGYRPTVSGSATTGLSTTQSRPNGRPNTSTDLNPTTLGITITQPLFRGFRTQNSVAQAEAGVAAARAGLQNTEQNIFVSATQAYMDVLADRAILSLRQQNVGFLEEQVRAAQARFDVGEGTRTDIAQANARRAFALAQVSAAQAALTASNAVYRQVIGIDPRQLVTPSPFTNGIPSTLQGALDNALATHPAIVAARANIDVAQSAVAIAEGELLPSVDLEGSAQRSWDVGTAGGPNDTFAATLRLSVPIYQGGRATSAIRQSIETLGQRRLELDVTREQVRAAIYSAFGGLEAARAQIEASNAQVSAAQVALAGTIEEQRVGQRTTLDVLNTQDELITARIAEINARRDLVVASYSLASALGRLSAETLGLQVARYNPVEHYDAVRDRWYGLRTPDGRGGVIFGD is encoded by the coding sequence ATGGCGTTGGCAGGTGTTGCGAGCGTGGTCATGGCGGTATCTGGCCCGCTTGCCACGGCGCAAGCTGAAACGCTGGCTGGCGCACTTGCTAGGGCCTACCAACACAACCCGGAACTCAACGCTGCACGCGCCGGCCTCCGCGCCACAGACGAAGGCGTTCCCCAGGCACTTTCCGGTTACCGGCCGACGGTTTCTGGCAGCGCAACCACCGGCCTGAGCACCACACAGAGCCGGCCTAACGGACGGCCAAACACATCCACCGATTTGAACCCGACAACGCTTGGGATCACGATTACGCAACCGCTTTTCCGCGGGTTCCGCACCCAAAACTCGGTGGCGCAAGCTGAGGCTGGCGTGGCGGCGGCGCGTGCCGGTTTGCAGAACACTGAACAGAACATTTTCGTCTCGGCGACGCAGGCCTACATGGATGTCCTTGCCGACCGCGCCATCCTGTCACTTCGTCAACAGAATGTTGGCTTCCTTGAAGAGCAGGTTCGCGCCGCCCAGGCACGATTTGATGTCGGCGAGGGCACGCGCACGGACATAGCCCAAGCCAACGCTCGCCGCGCGTTTGCCTTGGCGCAGGTCAGCGCTGCCCAAGCTGCTCTGACGGCTTCCAATGCCGTCTATCGGCAGGTCATCGGCATTGATCCTCGCCAACTGGTAACGCCAAGCCCGTTCACCAATGGCATACCAAGTACGCTGCAAGGCGCGCTGGACAATGCGCTGGCAACACATCCTGCGATCGTCGCTGCCCGCGCCAACATCGATGTTGCTCAAAGCGCCGTGGCGATTGCTGAAGGCGAGCTTTTGCCGTCAGTTGACTTGGAAGGGTCGGCGCAGCGCTCCTGGGACGTCGGGACAGCTGGCGGACCCAATGATACATTTGCGGCGACGCTGCGCCTGAGCGTGCCAATCTATCAGGGCGGTCGCGCAACATCGGCGATCCGCCAGTCGATCGAGACGCTTGGACAACGGCGCCTCGAGCTCGACGTGACGCGTGAGCAGGTGCGCGCTGCCATCTATTCGGCCTTTGGCGGGCTTGAAGCAGCACGCGCGCAGATTGAAGCCTCGAACGCCCAGGTGTCGGCCGCGCAGGTCGCGCTCGCTGGCACGATTGAGGAACAACGCGTCGGTCAGCGCACCACTCTGGATGTTCTCAACACGCAGGATGAATTGATCACCGCCCGGATCGCCGAGATCAACGCCCGTCGCGATCTGGTTGTGGCGTCTTATTCATTGGCATCAGCGCTGGGTCGCTTGTCGGCCGAGACACTGGGTCTGCAGGTGGCGCGCTACAATCCGGTGGAGCATTACGATGCCGTTCGCGACCGTTGGTATGGCTTGCGCACGCCCGATGGTCGTGGCGGTGTCATCTTTGGCGATTGA